TATGGGTGAGTATGTAGAAGCAAGAAGTGATGTATACGGCTTTACTGCTCTGATGGTGGCGGCGCGTTTCGGACGACCCGAAGCAATTCATACATTGCTGAATGCAGGGGCGAACATAGAAGCAAGAGACAATGACGGCTACCAGAGGACATCTTTGATGTGGGCGGCGTATGGGGGAGACACTGAAGCAATACAGACTTTGCTGAATGCAGGGGCAAATATAGAAGCAAGAGATAACAAAGACCGCTTTACGCCTCTGATGATTGCAGCGTATGAGGGGCACATTGAAGCAATACAGACTTTGCTGAATGCGGGGGCAAATATAGAAGCAAGAGATAAAGACCACTTTACGCCTCTGATGATTGCAGCGTATGAGGGGCATACCGCAACAATAAAAGTATTGCTGAAAGCAGGAGCAAATACAGAAGCAAGAAGTAAAGGTGGTAATAAGACGGCTCTTATGTGGGCGGCGGATAATGGACACACCGGAGCAGTCCAGACATTGCTGAAGGCGGAAGCAGATATAAACGCAACAGATAAAGATGGCAAGACAGTTTTGGAGAGGGTGGAATGTAAGGGAGACACCGAAGTGGTCCGAGCATTGCTGTATGCGGAAGCAGTTATAAACGCAAGAGATAAAGACTACAAGACGGCCCTTATGTTCGCTGCGCGTTTCGGAAGAACCGAAGCAATTCAAGCATTGCTGAAAGTAGGAGCGGATATAGAAACAAAAGATAATAATGGCAAGACGGCTCTGATGTGGGCGGCGGATAACAGACACACTAAAGCAATTCAGGCATTGCTGAAAGCGGGAGCGGATATAGAAACAAGAAATGAAGATGGCAAGACGGCTCTGATGATTGCGGTGTGTTCCGGACAAAGTGAAGCAATTCAGGCGTTATTGAATGTAGGAGCAGATATAGAGTTAAAAGATAAAGACGGCTGGACAAACCTGATGTGGGCGGCATATTGGGGACACGCCAAAGCAATACAAGTATTGCTGAATGCGGGGGCGAATATAGAAGCAAGAGATAAAGGCGGTAAAACGGCCCTGATGTGGGCGGCGGATAACAGGCACACTAGAACAATACAGGTATTGCTGAAAGCGGGAGCGGATATAGAAACAAAGGATAATAACGGCTGGACGGCTCTGATGTGGGCGGCGCATAGGGGACACACTAAAGCAATTCAGGCATTGCTGAAAGCGGGGGCAGATATAGAAACAAGAAATGAAGATGGCGACACTGCCTTTGGTGTATGGCGTAAGTTGTGGGATTCATGGTGGAAATCGGGAGATATGCACAAAGAAGAAACCCAAACAATTTCAGAACTTCTCCGCCCAAGATGAGAGAGTTTCAGGTCTCCATGACGGTGCAACCACCTAATTCTCAAACAGAGTGCAACGTTAAAACAGCCATCCAATAAGCAAAAGCCCTGCTGTTTGGCAGGGCTTTTGCGAGTATGTGGCGCTGTTTCTTAATTTTTGTTCTCTTCGAACTCTTCATAACGGATGCCCTCTCATTTATCGGGCGACATTTCATTTAACTGTGTAGCTGTCTATTTCTGGTCATCTGACCAGAAGAATGATTAAGCCGAGTAGCCATATTAGTTCTCTTACTTTCATTTGAAGTCTGACCATAAGCAATCACCTCCTTCCCGCCTTACAACTCACCCCTGCCACATAGAGCAAAGACAGGGTTCCTATTCTGTCCGCTCTTGAAAGCATTGACAAATTTTCCACCCCAACCCCTCTGGATTCCTTGTCGGAGCAAGGAATGACAGAAGATAACCCCAACCCGGACAATTCCACACCCCATCCCCGCACGGACGGACACGGACTAACAACGACTTGCACGGACTTGCCCTCGCCCGCATTTGTCCGTGTTTGTCGCCCGACACTCTGGAATGGCAACGCGGCGCAAGTTAAAATGCTCCCGCAATGACGGACGATATATGCCAAAAGGCGGCGGGCGGCGGGCGGATAACCCCGCAAGACGCCCTTGCCCTTCTCTCTCTCGCCCCCCTCGCCCAACTGGGAGCGCTCGCGTCTCTTTGCAGACAGAGAAACAACCCCGGAAAAACCGTAACCTTCGTGCGCGACACAAACCCCAACTACACAAACGTGTGCGACACAGAATGCCTTTTCTGCGCGTTCTGGAGGCCCCCCTCCGCATCAGACGCCTACACCCTTGCCGCAGACAAACTGATTGAAATAATGCGAACCTCAATGCACAACGGCGCGACCACCGTTCTGCTTCAGGGAGGACACAACCCGGAGATCGGGCTTGACTACTACACCGAAGTTGTGGAGCGGGCAACCCGCGAGATTCCGGAAATCCACCTTCACGCATTTTCCGCTCCGGAAGTGGCGGCAATTGCAAAATACGAGGGCATAAGTTCAAGCGAAGTTCTGCAAAAACTGTGGAACGCCGGGCTCAGAACAATCCCCGGCGGCGGGGCGGAAATCCTTTCAAACCGCGTCAGAAAAAAAATCAGCCCGTTGAAAATAGACGCCGACAGGTGGATTGAAATCACGCGGGAGGCGCATGAAATCGGCTTCAAAACAACGGCGACCATGATGTTCGGCCACGTTGAAGAGGATGAGGACATTGTGGAGCATCTTGAGAGAATAAGAAATTTGCAGGATGAAACGGGCGGATTTCTCGCCTTTATCCCGTGGATATTCAAACCGTCAAACACATTTCTTGAGCGGAAAGTTCCCTCCGAGGCGGGCGGAGAACGTTACCTCCGCGTGCTGGCGGTGTGCCGCATATTTCTTGACAACTTCAAATTCATTCAAGGGTCCTGGTTCACTCAGGGATTCAAGATCGGCTCGGCGTCAATGCGCTTCGGGGCGGACGACCTGGGCGGCACTTTGTATGAGGAAAACGTGCTCCGGTGCGCGGAAAACAGAACGAAGGCAAGCGCGGACGAAATTGCCGGAATGATAAAAAGCGCCGGTTTTGAGCCCGCGCAGAGAAACACCTTTTACGAAATCATACGCAGGTTCTGATGGCGGAAGAGCGGGTGCAAAAACTGCTTGCGGGCGCGGGGGTCGGCTCGCGGAGAAAGGTTGAGGAACTGATAGGCAAGGGACTGGTCGCGGT
The genomic region above belongs to Candidatus Dadabacteria bacterium and contains:
- a CDS encoding ankyrin repeat domain-containing protein, whose translation is MNNYGWTDLMWAAADGDTEGIRWTLLNMGEYVEARSDVYGFTALMVAARFGRPEAIHTLLNAGANIEARDNDGYQRTSLMWAAYGGDTEAIQTLLNAGANIEARDNKDRFTPLMIAAYEGHIEAIQTLLNAGANIEARDKDHFTPLMIAAYEGHTATIKVLLKAGANTEARSKGGNKTALMWAADNGHTGAVQTLLKAEADINATDKDGKTVLERVECKGDTEVVRALLYAEAVINARDKDYKTALMFAARFGRTEAIQALLKVGADIETKDNNGKTALMWAADNRHTKAIQALLKAGADIETRNEDGKTALMIAVCSGQSEAIQALLNVGADIELKDKDGWTNLMWAAYWGHAKAIQVLLNAGANIEARDKGGKTALMWAADNRHTRTIQVLLKAGADIETKDNNGWTALMWAAHRGHTKAIQALLKAGADIETRNEDGDTAFGVWRKLWDSWWKSGDMHKEETQTISELLRPR
- the mqnC gene encoding dehypoxanthine futalosine cyclase produces the protein MTDDICQKAAGGGRITPQDALALLSLAPLAQLGALASLCRQRNNPGKTVTFVRDTNPNYTNVCDTECLFCAFWRPPSASDAYTLAADKLIEIMRTSMHNGATTVLLQGGHNPEIGLDYYTEVVERATREIPEIHLHAFSAPEVAAIAKYEGISSSEVLQKLWNAGLRTIPGGGAEILSNRVRKKISPLKIDADRWIEITREAHEIGFKTTATMMFGHVEEDEDIVEHLERIRNLQDETGGFLAFIPWIFKPSNTFLERKVPSEAGGERYLRVLAVCRIFLDNFKFIQGSWFTQGFKIGSASMRFGADDLGGTLYEENVLRCAENRTKASADEIAGMIKSAGFEPAQRNTFYEIIRRF